In the Methylophilus sp. 5 genome, one interval contains:
- the xth gene encoding exodeoxyribonuclease III, producing the protein MKLATWNVNSLTVRLPHVLDWLAANQPDVLCLQETKQEDSKFPYAALQEAGFNAVHNGQKTYNGVAIISPHALNDVHVDLPNFVDEQKRIIAATIQGVRVICAYVVNGQAVDSDKYQYKLNWLAALQNWVTDELKQHEKLALLGDYNIAPDDRDCHDPVAWQGQVLVSAPEREALQRLLALGLHDSFRLFNEEAGQFSWWDYRMAGFRRNMGMRIDHILVSEALKPLCQSCVIDKAPRKLERPSDHTPVMLTLANG; encoded by the coding sequence TTGAAACTGGCTACCTGGAACGTCAACTCCCTGACTGTGCGCTTGCCGCATGTGCTGGACTGGCTGGCTGCCAACCAGCCAGATGTGTTATGCCTGCAGGAAACCAAGCAGGAGGATAGCAAGTTCCCTTATGCAGCGTTGCAAGAGGCGGGCTTTAATGCAGTACATAATGGCCAGAAAACCTACAATGGCGTGGCGATTATCAGCCCGCATGCACTGAATGATGTGCATGTTGACCTGCCCAATTTTGTCGACGAACAAAAACGCATCATTGCGGCGACCATACAAGGCGTGCGCGTCATTTGTGCGTATGTGGTGAATGGTCAGGCAGTAGATTCAGACAAATATCAATACAAACTCAACTGGCTGGCTGCATTACAGAACTGGGTTACAGACGAGTTAAAGCAACACGAAAAACTCGCATTGCTGGGTGACTACAATATTGCGCCTGATGATAGAGACTGCCATGACCCAGTGGCCTGGCAAGGCCAGGTGCTGGTGAGTGCCCCCGAGCGGGAAGCGTTGCAACGATTATTAGCCTTGGGATTACACGATAGCTTTCGCCTGTTTAACGAGGAAGCCGGGCAGTTTAGCTGGTGGGATTACCGCATGGCCGGCTTTCGCCGCAACATGGGCATGCGTATAGACCATATTTTAGTCAGTGAGGCCTTAAAGCCGTTATGCCAAAGCTGCGTGATAGACAAGGCACCGCGCAAACTGGAACGCCCAAGCGACCACACACCGGTCATGCTCACGCTGGCAAACGGATAA
- a CDS encoding DNA polymerase III subunit chi: MTKIRFYTDVTDPSAMVQQLVSQALARQRSVTIFVSDRDQAQAMGDTLWQQAVESFVPNALADAANAALTPVQLAWLPEQIRQDDLLFNCQASLPKFFSRFRHVFELIGTEEADKVAGRQRWAFYRDRGYEIQHMNKQTQ; this comes from the coding sequence ATGACCAAAATCCGTTTTTACACTGATGTCACTGACCCGTCAGCGATGGTACAGCAACTGGTGAGCCAGGCGTTGGCGCGTCAACGCAGTGTGACGATTTTTGTGTCTGATCGTGACCAGGCGCAGGCCATGGGAGACACTCTATGGCAACAAGCGGTAGAGAGCTTTGTACCAAATGCACTGGCAGACGCGGCAAATGCCGCCCTGACGCCGGTGCAATTGGCCTGGCTGCCGGAGCAGATTCGCCAGGATGATTTGCTGTTTAATTGTCAGGCAAGTCTGCCTAAGTTTTTTAGTCGTTTTCGCCATGTATTCGAGTTGATCGGCACCGAAGAGGCCGACAAGGTGGCCGGGCGGCAACGTTGGGCGTTTTATCGTGATCGCGGTTACGAAATTCAGCACATGAATAAGCAAACGCAATAA
- a CDS encoding leucyl aminopeptidase, whose translation MEFSIKSAAPEKLRTDCLLVGIYEGRKLTDLAKSLDVVSEKAISAVLKSGDMEGKTGSTVLLRQLAGVSASRVMLVGLGKADEASLKSLRNSFRAAIKALPAGVESIATDFAGLGIKKTTLQQAASALAEVALDATYKVNAVKEKSVEPHALTEVLLLAEKEHHAAVTEGVSQGSSLGQGVALAKDLGNLPPNICTPSYLGKQAEKLAKEYGFKVEVLDQAAIEKLNMGSFLGVTRGSDEPPRFIVLQHLHGKKSQKPVVLVGKGITFDTGGISLKPGADMDEMKYDMCGAASVLGVFKALGELKLPLNVVGLIPTCENMPSGRATKPGDVLTSMSGQTIEVLNTDAEGRLILCDALTYAERFEPAAVIDIATLTGACVIALGHHVSGLFANNDALAKALLAAGEQANDRAWQMPLWDDYQGQLDSNFADIANIGGRAAGSITAACFLSRFAKKYDWAHLDIAGTAWKSGKDKGGTGRPVPLLVTYLLEQAAK comes from the coding sequence ATGGAATTTAGCATAAAAAGCGCTGCCCCGGAAAAATTGCGTACGGATTGCTTGCTGGTTGGCATTTATGAAGGCCGAAAACTGACGGATTTGGCGAAATCACTGGATGTTGTAAGCGAAAAAGCCATTTCAGCGGTGCTGAAATCTGGCGATATGGAAGGTAAAACTGGCAGCACTGTGCTGTTGCGTCAGCTTGCTGGCGTGAGTGCGTCCAGAGTGATGCTGGTGGGCTTGGGTAAAGCCGACGAAGCAAGCCTGAAAAGCTTGCGTAACAGTTTTCGTGCGGCAATTAAGGCATTGCCAGCAGGCGTAGAGAGTATTGCTACCGATTTTGCCGGCCTGGGCATTAAAAAAACGACACTGCAACAAGCCGCCTCCGCCTTGGCTGAGGTGGCGCTGGATGCGACTTATAAGGTGAATGCAGTCAAAGAGAAGTCTGTTGAGCCGCATGCCTTAACAGAAGTGCTGCTGCTGGCAGAAAAAGAGCACCATGCGGCTGTCACGGAAGGGGTGAGTCAGGGCAGCAGTTTAGGCCAGGGCGTTGCGCTGGCTAAAGACCTCGGCAATTTGCCACCTAATATTTGCACGCCAAGCTATCTGGGCAAGCAGGCCGAAAAACTGGCCAAAGAATATGGCTTTAAGGTTGAGGTGCTGGATCAAGCCGCGATTGAAAAACTCAATATGGGCTCTTTTTTGGGCGTGACCCGCGGTAGCGACGAGCCGCCACGCTTTATTGTGTTACAGCATTTGCATGGCAAAAAGTCGCAAAAACCGGTAGTGCTGGTGGGTAAGGGCATCACGTTTGATACCGGCGGCATTTCACTCAAACCGGGCGCCGACATGGATGAAATGAAGTATGACATGTGCGGTGCTGCTTCGGTGCTAGGGGTGTTTAAAGCCCTGGGCGAATTAAAGTTACCGCTGAACGTGGTGGGCTTGATCCCTACTTGCGAAAACATGCCAAGTGGCCGCGCGACCAAGCCGGGCGACGTGTTAACCAGCATGTCTGGCCAGACCATTGAAGTATTGAATACTGACGCCGAAGGCCGCTTGATTTTATGTGACGCGCTGACTTATGCCGAGCGTTTTGAACCAGCCGCAGTGATTGATATTGCCACCTTGACCGGCGCGTGTGTGATTGCGCTGGGCCATCATGTCAGTGGCTTGTTTGCCAATAACGACGCGTTGGCAAAAGCATTGCTGGCAGCGGGTGAGCAGGCCAATGATAGAGCCTGGCAAATGCCATTATGGGATGACTATCAAGGCCAGCTTGACAGTAATTTCGCCGATATCGCCAATATCGGCGGGCGTGCCGCAGGCAGTATTACCGCCGCGTGTTTCTTGTCACGCTTTGCCAAAAAGTATGACTGGGCGCATCTGGACATCGCCGGCACCGCCTGGAAGTCTGGCAAGGACAAAGGCGGTACTGGCCGCCCGGTGCCATTGCTGGTGACTTACTTGCTGGAACAGGCTGCCAAATAA